The stretch of DNA ACGCTACACACCTCTGGCTCAACGGGTTCGCCCAAGCCCATTGTACTCACGCGGGCGCAGATGCGGGCGAGCGCACACCTGACCGGCCAAACGCTGGGCCTGCAACCGGGCGATGCCGCGCTGGTGTGCCTGAACGTTCGCTACGTGGCCGGGGTGATGATGCTTGTACGCGGGCTGGAACTGGGCCTGCCAATGACGCTCATCGAACCCACGGGCAACCCACTGGCTGGCTTTTCGGTCGATACGACGTTTGCCTTCACGGCTTTGGTGCCGCTGCAACTACAGGCCATTCTGGAGAATACGCCCGATAAACTGCCGATTCTGAATCGGATGAAAGCGATTCTGGTAGGTGGAGCCGCCACAAGCCCCGCACTTGAACAGGCGTTGCAGGCGATTGACGCGCCGGTCTATGCCACCTATGGTATGACCGAAACCGTGTCGCATATTGCGCTGCGTCGGCTCAACGGTCCTGATCGCAGTGATTTGTTTACGGCTCTCGAAGGCGTTTCGCTTGGCACCGACGAGCGGGGGTGTCTGCATATTACGTCGGCAGTTACCAACTTTGAGCGCGTTCAGACCAATGATGTCGTTGAACGGCTTGATGAAAAGAGATTTCGGTTATTGGGCCGGGCCGATATGGTCATCAACAGTGGTGGCGTGAAGGTGCAGCCGGAGCCGGTCGAGCGGGTTGTGCAGGAGGTGCTGGCCCGTTTCGGGCTGATGCCGCGCCTGTTTGTAGCGGGCCTGCCCGATGAGCGGCTGGGCCAACAGGTTACGGTTATCATTGAGCAGATGTCGATAAACGGCACTCAGTGGGCTGCGATACAGAATGCCGTTCGGGTGCGGCTGGGGCCATACGCCGTGCCGAAAGACTGGCAAATTGTACCGACCTTTGCCGAAACGCCCACCGGCAAAATTGACCACAGGGCAACGATTGACCTGTTGTTTTCTAAAGACTTCCGTAAGCAGGCGAATTAATTCACCCGCTTACGGAACGATGTCCGGCATAATTCATAAACCGCTCCGATGTCTTTTACCTCGCTTCAGATTCGCTTCCAAACGGCCCGGTCGTTGCCCGCGCCCTATGCTTACTTTTATACGCTCGCGGCCAAACCTGCCAACACCGCCGTGCAAATTGACTTCTCCATTACATACCCCGACCGCGACGACATTGACGACGACGAATTGCTGGCCGAAGGATTCACGCGCGACGACGATTTTAGCTGGTCGGGGCAACTGCCCAACGCGTGGTTGCAAACGTTGACCGAATTAATCAGCAAAACCCAATTGAGGGCTGTAGACGAGGATGCATTGGACGAAGATGATGAGTTCTGGGACGTAATGCTCGAACAAAACGGGCAACAGCGTCAAACGGGGCGACCAACCGATACCGACGGCTGGCAATATAGCCTTCAGGAGTTAATACAGGCCATTTACGAGAAAATGGGCCGCGAACGTCCGTTCGAGCTTACGTTTCTGTCGCAGAACGGGCCGAACGACTCGTTTGAACGGCGCGTAACCGCTTCGTTTGCAGATCGTTCGGTATTGATTCGTACAATGCAAAACCAGCGCGATGAAAAAAGCTACCGCCCGTGGTCGGCCCTGAAACGGCTGATGAGCGAAATTTACGCCCACGATTATGACCCCGACGAGTCTCAGCCCAAACGACCCCGGCAACCCGGCCAATGGTTAAACCTTGGCACCGACGAATGGTATGAGATCAGTGACAAAAAGAAGATCGCTGAACTGCTGATGCGACTGTAAACTGAACTATTTTTAGTTTATATTTGCTCTAAATCAAGCGGTTTGCTGACCGGAGAAACAGGGTCAGCGTTTTTTACCACCAACACAAGCTGACACGTTGATATTCTCTGAATTTAATCTGCACGACGACCTGCTGGCCGGTGTAGACGCCATGAACTACCTGAAGGCTACGCCCATTCAGGAGTTGGCTATCCCCAAAATCCTCGAAGGTAAAGACCTCATCGCCAGTGCCCAAACCGGCACCGGCAAAACAGCGGCCTACCTGATTCCGCTCCTCGACCGCATCTCGCACGCCGACCACGATCATACCAGTACGCTCATTCTGGTGCCTACCCGCGAACTCGCCAAGCAAATCGACGAACAGGTCGAAGGCTTTGGCTATTTTGTATCGGCTACCAGCATCGCTATTTACGGCGGAGGCAAAGGCGACGACTGGGACAAGCAGCGCAAAGCTCTCGAAACCGGAGCCGACATTATTATTGCTACCCCCGGCAGGCTGATTGCACACATGCAGCTCGGCTATGTCAAATTCAATAAAATCGACTATCTCGTACTCGATGAGGCCGACAAGATGCTCGATATGGGCTTTTCGGACGACATCCTGAATATTGTTGACAAAATTCCGGCCAAGCGGCAGACGCTGCTGTTCTCGGCTACAATGCCCAATAAAATTCGCGAATTTGCCAGGCGCATTCTGACTGATCCCGAAGAAATTCGGCTGGCCGTATCGAAACCGGCGGCTGGTATCGATCAGCAGTTTTACATGGCTTTCGAGAATCAGAAATTGCCCTTACTGGCTCATTTGATCAAAAATAGCTCGAAGCCGGTGCAGAGCATGGTGCTGTTTACGTCCAAAAAAGCCGAAGTCAACAGCATTGTGCGGACATTGAGTAAACTTGGTTATGAAGCACGCGGCATCAGTTCCGACCTCGAACAGGACGCCCGCGAGGTAGTACTGCGCGATTTCAAAAATAAACAATTCCCGATTTTAGTTGCGACCGACGTGCTCTCACGCGGTATCGACATCGACAACCTGACGCACGTTGTTAACTACGATACTCCCCGCGACGCCGAAGATTACGTTCACCGCATTGGCCGCACAGCGCGGGCGTCGACCACCGGCACGGCTATTACGTTTATCAGCGATCAGGATCAGAATCGTATTGTTGCTATTGAGCGGCTGATCGAGCGCGAAATTGAAAAACAATCGCTGACCGAAGAACTCGGTATGGGCAAAGCCCCGGAGTATGACCCGAAACGATTCGGTCGGCGACGGGAGCAGAATTGGGGCCGCAACGACCGGCGGGGCGATGGAAAGCCACGTGCCCAACAACCCCGCCCCGAAGCCGCAAACGAGACCGAATCTGGCGAAAAACGGGAAGGTAAAAATAACCGCAACAAACGCCGTCGCGATGGTAAGCCCCGTCCGCAGGGTGTTGCAGTCGAGGGCGAAATTCCAGCGGTAGTGACTGCCGGTGCTGCAACGGTGGTGGTAAACGCTGACGACGGACAGGCAACCGACAAGCCTAAACGCCGGAAAAAGCGTCGGCGCGGGCCGCGTGGCGAAGAGCAGCCGGCAACTGCGCCCGTACCGGTAGGGCAGGAGTAGGTTTCAAACAATCTACTGGCTGTGTAGGTTGAACGGCTAACCAAACTCGACGCAGATGGAAAGCCAATTTGAAACCGACGTTCCGATCTATCATGATCCTGTTGCAACTCCGCCCCAATCGCCCTACGATGTAACCCACGACGTGGCGGGGCTAAGAACCTTATTTGTTAATGTATTTTTTATTGGTACGCCCGGCTCCGGTAATCCGTGGGTGCTGGTCGATGCAGGTTTAGCCGGGTACACCGGGCAAATTCGCCGGAGAGCCGAACACTTGTTTGGCACCAACAATCCGCCAAAAGCCATTGTGCTGACCCACGGTCATGCCGACCATACGGGTTCGCTGCGGAGCCTGCTGAAACAGTGGAATGCCCCTGTATATGCCCACAAACTTGAACTGCCTTACCTAACCGGCAAGTCGAGCTACCCACCACCCGATCCGGCCATTGGTGGAGGCTTGATGGCGTACATTTCGTTTATTTTCCCCATTGGTCCCGATGACTTTGGCGACCATATTCGGGCTATTCCCGATAATGGGGAGATACCTGAACTGCTTGGCTGGCAGGTGATTCATACGCCGGGCCATGCACCGGGCCACGTTTCCCTCTTTCGCGAAACCGACCGGACACTGATTGCGGGCGATGCGTTCGTAACAACCAATCAGAATTCAGCACTGGCGGTAGCGCAGCAAAAAGAGGAATTTCATGGACCACCCGCCTATTTCACCTGCGACTGGGAAGCCGCCCGGCAGTCGGTTGAGCGATTGGCAACACTGAATCCACTGGCTGTTGGCACAGGGCATGGCGTGTCGGTGCGGGGCTACGAACTGCAAATCAAGCTCAACCACTTAGCCGAACATTTTGACGAACAGTCGATTCCGTCGGAAGGTCGTTATGTGAAGCAGCCGGCCCGAACCGACGAGACCGGCATTGTCGATATGCCCGCGCCGACTTCATTCCATGTAGCCCGCGCACTCGGCTGGGGACTGCTGGCGGGCGTTCTGGCCTACGCGCTATGGCCGAAGTCTGACGAGTAGCGTACTTTCTCTAAGCCATGATTCGTACCTTTGCCCGTAAAGCAGTACGAATCATGGCTCAGAAAAAGCCGAAATTTTACGTTGTCTGGCAGGGTCGGAAACCCGGTGTATACGACAGTTGGGACGATGCCAAAGCCCAAACCGATGGGTTTGCCAAACCGTTATTCAAATCGTTCGATACTAAGGCAGCGGCCCTGAAAGCCTTTGGCGAAAAACCGCATCTGCACGTTGGGAAACCCACAAAGCCCGCTGCCAAACAAACCAAAATCGACGGATTGGTAGGCTCTCCCAATCCAGACAGTTTAGTAGTCGATGCGGCCTGGAACACCGCCACTGGCGATATGGAGTACCAGGGCATCTATTTAGCAACGGGCCAAAAACTGTTTTTGAAAGGACCATACCCCGACGGCACCAACAACATCGGCGAGTTTCTGGCAATTGTTCATGCACTGGCTTTGCTGCACCAGAAAGGCAGCAACATACCCGTTTATTCCGACTCGAAAACGGCTATCGGCTGGGTCAAAAAAAAGAAAGCCAACACCAAACTCGAAGAAACAGCCCGCAACGCCGAACTCTTCGACCTGCTCGACCGCGCCGAAACGTGGCTCCAGACCCATCGCTACGCCAACCCGGTGCTGAAATGGGAAACTACCGTATGGGGCGAAAATCCCGCTGATTTCGGCAGAAAATGAGCCATCAGCACCAGGATTAACCAAGATTTGCGAGATTATTACAAGATGCTACGCTTCGCTTACCTAAATTTTCATTTAATAAACAAGCGAAGCGTAGCATCTTGTTTAATCGTATAAATCGTGGCTAATCCTGGTTCTTTTTTCTCCTTCAAACAATTCACCATTCAGCAAGACCGCACGGCAATGAAGGTTTGTACCGATGCCTGTGTGCTGGGTGCATACGCTGATGTAGGTTCAGGTGCCGAATCCAGAGCAGAGCGTGTCCTTGACATTGGTACAGGAACGGGGCTGCTCGCACTCATGGCCGCCCAACGCAAGCCAACGACGCAGGTCGACGCGGTGGAGATTGATGATGAAGCATTTCGGCAAGCCGTTGATAATGTGGCGCATAGTCCGTTTGCCGGGCGCGTTCGGGTTTGGCACGGGCCGATACAATCGTTTGACGGTGAGCCATACGACCGTATTCTAACGAACCCGCCGTTCTACACAAACCATCTACGTTCGCCCGATGCCGCCGTAAACCGTGCTTTACACACCGGAGAGCTACCTTTTACGGACCTGCTGACGGCTGTAAGTCGATTGCTCCGGCGCGATGGGCAATGGTGGGTGTTGCTACCGCCCTATGAAGCCGGGCTGCTGAGCAAGATGGCGCAGACGTATGGGCTGCGTCCGTTTCGGCGGCTGTATCTCCGGCACAACACGCACAAACCCCCGTTTCGGGTCATTACGGGCTTTGGATACGGGCCGGAAACTGCGACCGACGAAACGCTGTTCATTTATGAAATCGATAACCGGACATACACACCCGCATTTCGGGCGTTGTTGCAGGATTTTTACCTGATTTTCTGAAAACTCTGCGACCTTTGTGTCATTCAACGCAGCCTAATGCGTTTATTTATCAAATGACTGCATCGCTTCAACTGACTGTTCTGATTCCGCTTTACAACGAAGAAGAATCGCTGCCCGAACTGCACGACTGGATTGTGCGGGTAGTAACTGAACAGCGGTTTTCATACGAAATTTTATTTGTTGACGACGGCAGCACCGACGATTCATGGGCGGTGGTTGAGCAACTGGCTGGCGTGAATCCGCACGTGCGCGGCATTCGGTTTAACCGCAATTACGGCAAAACGGCGGCTCTACAGGCAGGGTTTACGGCAGCACAGGGCGGTGTCATCATTACCATGGACGCCGATTTGCAGGACAGCCCCGACGAAATCCCCGAACTTTACCGGATGATCGTTGACGACCGGTACGACCTTGTGTCGGGCTGGAAACAGAAACGCTACGACCCCATTACCAAAACGCTGCCAACCAAACTGTTCAACGCCGTATCGCGCTGGATTTCGGGCGTGCAGCTTCACGATTTCAACTGCGGCCTGAAAGCGTACCGACAGAAAGTAGTCAAAACCATTGCCCCCGGCCTGTATGGCGACATGCACCGAAATTTGCCGATTGTAGCCAACTGGAACGGTTTTTCGAAGATTGGTGAGAAGGTAGTTCAACACCGTGCCCGCAAATATGGCACCACTAAGTTCGGGCTGGAACGATTCGTCAATGGCTTTCTCGACGTGTTGGTGATTGCCTTTGTGAATAAGTTTGGCAAACGACCCATGCACTTCTTCGGCACCTTCGGCACACTGTCGTTTTTTATTGGCACAGTGCTGGCCGTTTGGATCATTGTTGAAAAACTGGTCAATATTTCGCAGGGTGTCAAGTTTCGTAATGCCACCGATAACCCGCTGTTTTATTTCGGTTTAGTGGCGATTATTCTGGGCGTGCAGCTTTTTCTGGCCGGTTTTCTGGGCGAGTTGCTGGTGCGTCAGAGCCTTGTCAAAAGTGCCGATTCGCAAATTGCTGAGCGAATTGGGTTTACGGAAACGGCCCGTTTCCTCGGTTAAACCAAACGACTGTGTTTTTTGCGTAGCTTTGCCGTGGATTTTACACCGTTCCGCCCGCTACTGGTCTGGCTTTGCCACCCATCGGCAGGCGGAATGTTTGTTTTTGTGTCTCGGCAAACACCGAATTTTCTAATTTTTTCTCAAAATTGTATGCAGGCATTTTTTGCGCCAACCGAACTCGATCTTATGGCAAAGACCCCTTCCAAAGCTCACCCCTGGCACGGTATCTCGCCAGGCGATAATGCTCCTGATATTATCACTGCTTTCATCGAAATTGTGCCGACTGATACCGTTAAGTACGAAATCGATAAAGAGTCGGGATATCTGAAAATCGACCGGCCTCAGCAGTATTCCAACATTATTCCGGCTCTGTACGGCTTCGTGCCACGCACCTACTGTGGCGACCGCATTGCCCGGCTGGCCTCGGAACGGTCGGGACGGTTTATCGAAATGGGCGATGGCGACCCACTCGACATTTGTGTATTGACCGAACGCGAAATCACCCACGGCGACATTCTGTTGCAGGCGGTGCCCATCGGTGGTTTCCGGCTGATCGACAAGGGCGAAGCCGACGACAAAATTATTGCCGTACTGAAAGGCGACGCCATGTACGGCCAATACAAAGACCTGAGCGAACTACCCGAAGCGGTGGTGAAACGCCTGCGTCACTACTTCCTGACTTATAAGAACTTGCCCGGCGAACCGGCTTTGATGGAACTGGCAAACGTGTACGGACGCGACGAAGCCTGCGAAGTCATTCAAACGTCGATGGATGATTACGCCGACATGCCCGCGTAGCGTTTTTCTACCATTTATCCCCCAAAATACGCACTCAACATTTTTCCGGTTATCGGGAAAACTGGGTGCGTATTTTTGTTTATTGCGTATTTGGATTTATTAACCTACTAAGCAACTATGCTACAGTTTTTTAAATATGTGCTGGCTACAATTGTTGGGCTGCTGCTGTTCTCATTTGTGGGCTTCCTGCTCCTGATCGGTCTGACAGCGGCCCTGTCGTCGTCGGCTGACACGAAGGTAGATGTCAAAGAAAATTCGGTGCTGAAACTAAACCTCGACAAGCCCATTCAGGAACGCAGTACCGAAAATCCGTTCGAGGGTTTTGGACCGGTAAGCGGCTCGGGTAGTGCGCTCGGCCTGATCGAGATCAAACAGGCGTTGAAAGCCGCTAAAGACGATGATAATATCGAAGGCATTTATCTCCAGGCCGAAGAAATACAGGCGGGCTGGGCCACCATCGAAGAAATCCGTAACGCGCTGATCGACTTCAAACAATCGAAAAAATTTGTGTATGCCTACGCCGAAACCATGTCGGAGAAGGGCTATTACGTGGCGTCGGTGGCCGATAAAATTTACCTGAACCCGGCGGGCGGCATGGAGTGGAACGGCCTGAACGCTGAACTGATGTTCTTCAAAGGAACCCTCGACAAACTGGGCCTGAAACCCGAAATCTTCAAAGTCGGCGATTTCAAAAGTGCCGTAGAACCGTTTGTGCGCGAAAACATGAGCGATCCTAATCGACTCCAGGTCAGTTCGTTCCTGAATTCGATCAACGACCACATGCTCGTGAAGGTGGCCCAAACACGCGGGCTGCGCGTAGATTCGCTGAAACGCTATGCCGACAACCTGACGATTCAGAAACCTGCCGATGCACTGCGGGCCAAACTGATTACGAACGTAGGTTATCAGGATGAACTGGAAAGCCTGATTAAGAAACAGTTGGATCTGGACGAGAAAAAGAAAATCAGCTACATCTCGCTCGGTAAGTACGGGAAATCCGCAAAAGATGATGAGGGTGAATCGAGCAAAAACCGAATCGCTGTCATCATAGCTTCGGGCGACATCAGTACGGGCAAAAGTGGGGAAGAAAGCATTGGCTCCGAAACAGTTGCCGAAGAAATCCGGAAGGCACGTTTAGATGATAAAGTGAAAGCCATTGTGTTGCGGGTTAATTCGGGTGGGGGCAGTGCGCTGGCCTCAGACGTGATGTACCGCGAGGTCGAGCTGGCGAAAAAAGCCAAACCCGTGATTGGCTCCATGTCCGATTATGCCGCTTCGGGTGGGTATTACATGCTTATGGGCTGCAACAAAATCGTGGCACAGCCCAACACCATTACGGGTTCGATTGGCGTGTTTGCGCTCTTGTTCAACACCGAAACATTCTTCAAAGATAAACTCGGCGTGACCTACGACCGGGTCAAAACCAACGTCAATTCCGATTTCCCGGCGTTGACGCACGAAATGACGCCGTTTCAGAAGCAGGTGTTGCAACGTAGTACCGAAAAGATTTATGCCGACTTCACGACCAAAGCCGCTGCCGGTCGGAAATTGCCGGTCGATAGTATCCGGGCCATTGCTGGCGGGCGCGTCTGGACGGGTTCGCAGGGTAAAGCCATCGGACTAGTCGATCAGTTAGGTGGGCTGGACGATGCCATCAAACTGGCGGCTCAGTCGGCTAAGTTGAAAGAGGGCGATTATAAACTGAAATATCAGCCGCGCAAAAAGCCGTTTTTTGAGCAACTGATGGCTTCGTTTGGCGGTGATGAAGAAGCCCGAATTTCGGCTCAACTCGGCGAACTGGCTCCGTATGTAG from Spirosoma montaniterrae encodes:
- a CDS encoding DEAD/DEAH box helicase, whose protein sequence is MNYLKATPIQELAIPKILEGKDLIASAQTGTGKTAAYLIPLLDRISHADHDHTSTLILVPTRELAKQIDEQVEGFGYFVSATSIAIYGGGKGDDWDKQRKALETGADIIIATPGRLIAHMQLGYVKFNKIDYLVLDEADKMLDMGFSDDILNIVDKIPAKRQTLLFSATMPNKIREFARRILTDPEEIRLAVSKPAAGIDQQFYMAFENQKLPLLAHLIKNSSKPVQSMVLFTSKKAEVNSIVRTLSKLGYEARGISSDLEQDAREVVLRDFKNKQFPILVATDVLSRGIDIDNLTHVVNYDTPRDAEDYVHRIGRTARASTTGTAITFISDQDQNRIVAIERLIEREIEKQSLTEELGMGKAPEYDPKRFGRRREQNWGRNDRRGDGKPRAQQPRPEAANETESGEKREGKNNRNKRRRDGKPRPQGVAVEGEIPAVVTAGAATVVVNADDGQATDKPKRRKKRRRGPRGEEQPATAPVPVGQE
- a CDS encoding MBL fold metallo-hydrolase translates to MESQFETDVPIYHDPVATPPQSPYDVTHDVAGLRTLFVNVFFIGTPGSGNPWVLVDAGLAGYTGQIRRRAEHLFGTNNPPKAIVLTHGHADHTGSLRSLLKQWNAPVYAHKLELPYLTGKSSYPPPDPAIGGGLMAYISFIFPIGPDDFGDHIRAIPDNGEIPELLGWQVIHTPGHAPGHVSLFRETDRTLIAGDAFVTTNQNSALAVAQQKEEFHGPPAYFTCDWEAARQSVERLATLNPLAVGTGHGVSVRGYELQIKLNHLAEHFDEQSIPSEGRYVKQPARTDETGIVDMPAPTSFHVARALGWGLLAGVLAYALWPKSDE
- a CDS encoding inorganic pyrophosphatase, which gives rise to MAKTPSKAHPWHGISPGDNAPDIITAFIEIVPTDTVKYEIDKESGYLKIDRPQQYSNIIPALYGFVPRTYCGDRIARLASERSGRFIEMGDGDPLDICVLTEREITHGDILLQAVPIGGFRLIDKGEADDKIIAVLKGDAMYGQYKDLSELPEAVVKRLRHYFLTYKNLPGEPALMELANVYGRDEACEVIQTSMDDYADMPA
- a CDS encoding AMP-binding protein codes for the protein MLLSASLLPEPATSYEAEATAFCRAWLGGQDTFTLHTSGSTGSPKPIVLTRAQMRASAHLTGQTLGLQPGDAALVCLNVRYVAGVMMLVRGLELGLPMTLIEPTGNPLAGFSVDTTFAFTALVPLQLQAILENTPDKLPILNRMKAILVGGAATSPALEQALQAIDAPVYATYGMTETVSHIALRRLNGPDRSDLFTALEGVSLGTDERGCLHITSAVTNFERVQTNDVVERLDEKRFRLLGRADMVINSGGVKVQPEPVERVVQEVLARFGLMPRLFVAGLPDERLGQQVTVIIEQMSINGTQWAAIQNAVRVRLGPYAVPKDWQIVPTFAETPTGKIDHRATIDLLFSKDFRKQAN
- a CDS encoding tRNA1(Val) (adenine(37)-N6)-methyltransferase — encoded protein: MANPGSFFSFKQFTIQQDRTAMKVCTDACVLGAYADVGSGAESRAERVLDIGTGTGLLALMAAQRKPTTQVDAVEIDDEAFRQAVDNVAHSPFAGRVRVWHGPIQSFDGEPYDRILTNPPFYTNHLRSPDAAVNRALHTGELPFTDLLTAVSRLLRRDGQWWVLLPPYEAGLLSKMAQTYGLRPFRRLYLRHNTHKPPFRVITGFGYGPETATDETLFIYEIDNRTYTPAFRALLQDFYLIF
- the sppA gene encoding signal peptide peptidase SppA, with the protein product MLQFFKYVLATIVGLLLFSFVGFLLLIGLTAALSSSADTKVDVKENSVLKLNLDKPIQERSTENPFEGFGPVSGSGSALGLIEIKQALKAAKDDDNIEGIYLQAEEIQAGWATIEEIRNALIDFKQSKKFVYAYAETMSEKGYYVASVADKIYLNPAGGMEWNGLNAELMFFKGTLDKLGLKPEIFKVGDFKSAVEPFVRENMSDPNRLQVSSFLNSINDHMLVKVAQTRGLRVDSLKRYADNLTIQKPADALRAKLITNVGYQDELESLIKKQLDLDEKKKISYISLGKYGKSAKDDEGESSKNRIAVIIASGDISTGKSGEESIGSETVAEEIRKARLDDKVKAIVLRVNSGGGSALASDVMYREVELAKKAKPVIGSMSDYAASGGYYMLMGCNKIVAQPNTITGSIGVFALLFNTETFFKDKLGVTYDRVKTNVNSDFPALTHEMTPFQKQVLQRSTEKIYADFTTKAAAGRKLPVDSIRAIAGGRVWTGSQGKAIGLVDQLGGLDDAIKLAAQSAKLKEGDYKLKYQPRKKPFFEQLMASFGGDEEARISAQLGELAPYVAYLKKVKTMEGVQMRLPFQVEIR
- a CDS encoding viroplasmin family protein gives rise to the protein MAQKKPKFYVVWQGRKPGVYDSWDDAKAQTDGFAKPLFKSFDTKAAALKAFGEKPHLHVGKPTKPAAKQTKIDGLVGSPNPDSLVVDAAWNTATGDMEYQGIYLATGQKLFLKGPYPDGTNNIGEFLAIVHALALLHQKGSNIPVYSDSKTAIGWVKKKKANTKLEETARNAELFDLLDRAETWLQTHRYANPVLKWETTVWGENPADFGRK
- a CDS encoding glycosyltransferase family 2 protein; the protein is MTASLQLTVLIPLYNEEESLPELHDWIVRVVTEQRFSYEILFVDDGSTDDSWAVVEQLAGVNPHVRGIRFNRNYGKTAALQAGFTAAQGGVIITMDADLQDSPDEIPELYRMIVDDRYDLVSGWKQKRYDPITKTLPTKLFNAVSRWISGVQLHDFNCGLKAYRQKVVKTIAPGLYGDMHRNLPIVANWNGFSKIGEKVVQHRARKYGTTKFGLERFVNGFLDVLVIAFVNKFGKRPMHFFGTFGTLSFFIGTVLAVWIIVEKLVNISQGVKFRNATDNPLFYFGLVAIILGVQLFLAGFLGELLVRQSLVKSADSQIAERIGFTETARFLG